A single window of Polyodon spathula isolate WHYD16114869_AA chromosome 2, ASM1765450v1, whole genome shotgun sequence DNA harbors:
- the cenpu gene encoding centromere protein U isoform X3, with the protein MSAVKKKVGYGKFRRNIQSELESDTRDDIYYEAAPTRKFSETSPHVTDISSITKSSLLDEEDSNLYDNPLHSTVLGDEHSAQKKHEALSHNKPKKNKAVSKKNKGVISKTVGPVAKTQKPTSRPLKRLSEMLEREDSSDLESEASINEADPSDNTPLSQAQTDTTEKSESVQSRAKAGKKSAAVSKPRTGRKQAQRLSPSVEESSDEEASDVTPLSQAQTDTTEKSESVQSRAKAGKKSAAVSKPRTGRKQTQRLSPSVEESSESELGPQSSDLSSQSQRIATKESEPVQSRAKAGKKSAAVSKPRARRKQTQRLSPSVEESSDEEASDVESSNPKNGLKPVRKKKNKPSSASSDEAGPSKKVKKLPKNITELDVVLDVFQGFVSEYKETVEPSVCRNAIERLYNKVSDHLLETITQVKECTELKKKSTKEGNTSKKSAERVCRTERQIHRSEEWQYVFRRLQGSADAVFRAQK; encoded by the exons ATGAG tgccgttaaaaaaaaagttgggtaTGGAAAGTTCCGTAGAAACATTCAAAGTGAACTTGAA TCAGACACAAGGGATGACATATATTATGAAGCTGCACCCACACGGAAGTTCTCGGAGACTTCACCTCATGTGACTGATATCTCATCAATTACGAAGAGTAGCTTATTGGACGAGGAAGATAGTAATCTTTATG ATAACCCTCTCCACAGCACTGTACTGGGGGATGAGCATAGTGCACAGAAGAAACATGAAGCACTGTCTCACAATAAGCCTAAGAAGAATAAAGCAGTgtcaaagaaaaacaagggagtTATTAGCAAGACAGTGGGACCTGTGGCAAAGACACAAAAACCAACCTCACG CCCACTGAAGCGTCTTTCTGAGATGCTGGAAAGAGAGGATAGTAGTGATTTGGAAAGTGAAGCCTCGATCAATGAAGCTGATCCTTCAGACAAT ACCCCTCTGTCACAGGCTCAGACAGACACCACAGAAAAGTCTGAATCAGTACAGAGCAGAGCAAAGGCAGGGAAGAAATCTGCTGCTGTGAGCAAGCCCAGAACTGGAAGAAAACAGGCACAGAGACTGTCCCCATCTGTAGAGGAAAGCTCAGATGAGGAAGCTTCTGACGTG ACCCCTCTGTCACAGGCTCAGACAGACACCACAGAAAAGTCTGAATCAGTACAGAGCAGAGCAAAGGCAGGGAAGAAATCTGCTGCTGTGAGCAAGCCCAGAACTGGAAGAAAACAGACACAGAGACTGTCCCCATCTGTAGAGGAAAGCTCAGAGTCTGAATTG GGTCCTCAGAGTTCAGATTTGTCGTCACAGTCACAGAGAATCGCCACAAAAGAGTCTGAACCAGTACAGAGCAGAGCAAAAGCAGGGAAGAAATCTGCTGCTGTGAGCAAGCCCAGAGCTCGAAGAAAACAGACACAGAGACTGTCCCCATCTGTAGAGGAAAGCTCAGATGAGGAAGCTTCTGACGTG GAAAGTTCTAATCCAAAAAACGGCTTAAAGCCTGTTAGAAAGAAGAAGAATAAACCTTCATCTGCATCTTCAG atGAAGCTGGACCCTCCAAAAAGGTTAAGAAATTGCCAAAAAACATCACAGagcttgatgtggtgctggatgtGTTTCAGGGTTTTGTGTCGGAGTACAA GGAGACTGTGGAGCCCAGTGTGTGCAGAAATGCAATAGAGAGATTGTACAACAAGGTTTCTGATCACCTTCTTGAAACG ATAACTCAAGTGAAGGAGTGCACAgaactaaaaaagaaaagcacaaag
- the acsl1a gene encoding long-chain-fatty-acid--CoA ligase 1a isoform X2: MQAHELLRQLRLPEFGEVRQYVRTLPTNTLMGFGAFAALTTYWYATRPKALKPPCDLALQSVEIEGGEYARRSVLIDSDQPMAFYYSDAKTLYENFQRGLHVSNNGPCLGSRKPNQPYEWICYQEVSDRAEFLGSGLMHRGHTPTPDQFIGIFAQNRPEWTIAELACYTYSMVSVPLYDTLGAEAIAYIIEKAEISTIICDTPEKAQLLLECASKGVHPMKTIILMDVFDIDLVGRAKKLGIEVVSLREIESVGKENRKNPVPPKPDDLAVICFTSGTTGNPKGAMLTHANIVSNAAAFIKVTKNQHILTPEDVMVSFLPLAHMFERVVEVLVLCHGARIGFFQGDIRLLMDDLKTLQPTIFPVVPRLLNRMFDRIFGQANTPLKRWLLDFATKRKEAELKSGIVRNDSVWDKLVFSKVQASLGGKVRLMITGAAPVSSTVLSFLRAALGCQFYEGYGQTECTAGCSMSLPGDWTAGHVGPPLPCCTVKLVDVTEMNYFASKGEGEVCVKGPNVFKGYLKDPEKTAEALDEDGWLHTGDVGKWLPNGTLKIIDRKKHIFKLAQGEYIAPEKIENIYIRSDPVAQVFVHGDSLQACLVAITVPDPEVLPSWAKKRGHEGSFKELCNNKEVKNAILEDMVKLGKEAGLKSFEQIKDTVLHAEMFSIQNGLLTPTLKAKRGDMRNYFREQIDGLYSNIKM; the protein is encoded by the exons ggaGGGGAGTATGCACGAAGATCAGTGCTTATTGACAGTGACCAGCCCATGGCTTTCTACTACAGTGATGCCAAGACGTTGTATGAAAATTTTCAGAGAGGCTTACATGTTTCCA ataatgGCCCCTGCCTGGGATCCAGAAAACCAAACCAGCCATATGAATGGATATGCTACCAAGAG GTGTCAGACAGAGCAGAGTTCCTGGGATCTGGattaatgcacagaggacacacgCCAACGCCTGACCAGTTCATTGGAATTTTTGCTCAAAACAGACCTGAG TGGACAATTGCTGAACTCGCGTGCTACACCTACTCCATGGTGTCGGTCCCACTGTATGACACCCTAGGAGCCGAGGCCATTGCTTACATTATCGAAAAAG CGGAAATCTCCACCATAATCTGTGACACTCCTGAGAAAGCCCAGCTTCTTCTAGAGTGTGCTTCTAAAGGAGTCCACCCGATGAAAACTATCATCCTCATGGATGTTTTTGATATTGACCTGGTGGGGCGAGCAAAGAAATTGGGGATTGAAGTTGTCAGTCTGAGGGAAATAGAg TCTGTTGGAAAGGAAAACCGGAAGAATCCAGTG ccTCCAAAGCCAGATGATCTGGCGGTTATATGTTTTACCAGTGGAACCACtg GAAACCCCAAAGGAGCAATGCTTACTCATGCAAACATTGTATCCAATGCAGCTGCTTTTATCAAAGTCACAAAG AATCAGCACATCCTTACTCCTGAAGATGTAATGGTCTCATTCTTGCCTCTGGCCCACATGTTTGAACGTGTAGTTGAG GTTCTAGTTTTGTGCCATGGAGCCCGGATAGGATTTTTTCAAGGTGACATCAGACTTCTTATGGATGACCTAAAGACATTACAGCCCACCATATTTCCTGTAGTGCCCCGTCTGCTCAACAGAATGTTTGACAGG ATATTTGGACAAGCCAACACCCCTTTGAAAAGGTGGCTGCTGGACTTTGCGACTAAGAGGAAGGAAGCGGAGCTGAAAAGTGGAATTGTGAGGAACGACAGCGTGTGGGACAAGCTCGTCTTCAGCAAAGTACAG GCTAGCCTGGGTGGTAAAGTACGTCTCATGATAACCGGAGCGGCTCCTGTCTCTTCAACAGTTCTGAgtttcctcagggctgccctGGGCTGCCAG TTTTATGAAGGCTATGGGCAAACTGAGTGCACAGCTGGGTGTTCTATGTCATTGCCTGGAGACTGGACAGCAG GTCACGTTGGACCACCATTGCCATGCTGCACTGTCAAGCTGGTTGATGTGACGGAAATGAATTACTTTGCTTCTAAAGGGGAGGGAGAG gTTTGTGTGAAAGGGCCAAATGTATTCAAAGGCTATCTGAAGGACCCTGAAAAAACGGCTGAAGCTCTTGATGAAGATGGTTGGCTGCACACAGGAGATGTTGGGAAATGGTTACCG AATGGCACTCTGAAGATCATTGACAGAAAGAAGCATATCTTCAAACTGGCCCAGGGAGAATACATTGCACCAGagaaaattgaaaacatttacatTCGAAGTGATCCTGTTGCTCAGGTGTTTGTCCATGGAGACAGTCTGCAG GCTTGCCTCGTGGCAATCACAGTGCCAGATCCAGAGGTTTTGCCCAGCTGGGCTAAGAAGAGAGGGCATGAAGGCTCATTTAAAGAGTTGTGTAATAAcaag GAAGTGAAGAATGCTATCTTGGAAGACATGGTGAAACTGGGAAAGGAAGCCGGTTTGAAATCATTTGAACAG attAAAGATACAGTTCTTCATGCAGAGATGTTCTCCATTCAGAACGGCCTGCTAACTCCAACACTGAAGGCAAAAAGAGGGGATATGAGAAACTACTTCCGGGAACAGATTGATGGTTTGTACTCCAACATCAAGATGTAA
- the acsl1a gene encoding long-chain-fatty-acid--CoA ligase 1a isoform X1 produces MQAHELLRQLRLPEFGEVRQYVRTLPTNTLMGFGAFAALTTYWYATRPKALKPPCDLALQSVEIEGGEYARRSVLIDSDQPMAFYYSDAKTLYENFQRGLHVSNNGPCLGSRKPNQPYEWICYQEVSDRAEFLGSGLMHRGHTPTPDQFIGIFAQNRPEWTIAELACYTYSMVSVPLYDTLGAEAIAYIIEKAEISTIICDTPEKAQLLLECASKGVHPMKTIILMDVFDIDLVGRAKKLGIEVVSLREIESVGKENRKNPVPPKPDDLAVICFTSGTTGNPKGAMLTHANIVSNAAAFIKVTKTSCCVSSSDTHVSYLPLAHMFERLVQVLVLCHGARIGFFQGDIRLLMDDLKTLQPTIFPVVPRLLNRMFDRIFGQANTPLKRWLLDFATKRKEAELKSGIVRNDSVWDKLVFSKVQASLGGKVRLMITGAAPVSSTVLSFLRAALGCQFYEGYGQTECTAGCSMSLPGDWTAGHVGPPLPCCTVKLVDVTEMNYFASKGEGEVCVKGPNVFKGYLKDPEKTAEALDEDGWLHTGDVGKWLPNGTLKIIDRKKHIFKLAQGEYIAPEKIENIYIRSDPVAQVFVHGDSLQACLVAITVPDPEVLPSWAKKRGHEGSFKELCNNKEVKNAILEDMVKLGKEAGLKSFEQIKDTVLHAEMFSIQNGLLTPTLKAKRGDMRNYFREQIDGLYSNIKM; encoded by the exons ggaGGGGAGTATGCACGAAGATCAGTGCTTATTGACAGTGACCAGCCCATGGCTTTCTACTACAGTGATGCCAAGACGTTGTATGAAAATTTTCAGAGAGGCTTACATGTTTCCA ataatgGCCCCTGCCTGGGATCCAGAAAACCAAACCAGCCATATGAATGGATATGCTACCAAGAG GTGTCAGACAGAGCAGAGTTCCTGGGATCTGGattaatgcacagaggacacacgCCAACGCCTGACCAGTTCATTGGAATTTTTGCTCAAAACAGACCTGAG TGGACAATTGCTGAACTCGCGTGCTACACCTACTCCATGGTGTCGGTCCCACTGTATGACACCCTAGGAGCCGAGGCCATTGCTTACATTATCGAAAAAG CGGAAATCTCCACCATAATCTGTGACACTCCTGAGAAAGCCCAGCTTCTTCTAGAGTGTGCTTCTAAAGGAGTCCACCCGATGAAAACTATCATCCTCATGGATGTTTTTGATATTGACCTGGTGGGGCGAGCAAAGAAATTGGGGATTGAAGTTGTCAGTCTGAGGGAAATAGAg TCTGTTGGAAAGGAAAACCGGAAGAATCCAGTG ccTCCAAAGCCAGATGATCTGGCGGTTATATGTTTTACCAGTGGAACCACtg GAAACCCCAAAGGAGCAATGCTTACTCATGCAAACATTGTATCCAATGCAGCTGCTTTTATCAAAGTCACAAAG aCGTCCTGCTGTGTAAGCTCCAGTGACACTCATGTGTCCTATTTACCTCTTGCACATATGTTTGAGCGGTTAGTACAG GTTCTAGTTTTGTGCCATGGAGCCCGGATAGGATTTTTTCAAGGTGACATCAGACTTCTTATGGATGACCTAAAGACATTACAGCCCACCATATTTCCTGTAGTGCCCCGTCTGCTCAACAGAATGTTTGACAGG ATATTTGGACAAGCCAACACCCCTTTGAAAAGGTGGCTGCTGGACTTTGCGACTAAGAGGAAGGAAGCGGAGCTGAAAAGTGGAATTGTGAGGAACGACAGCGTGTGGGACAAGCTCGTCTTCAGCAAAGTACAG GCTAGCCTGGGTGGTAAAGTACGTCTCATGATAACCGGAGCGGCTCCTGTCTCTTCAACAGTTCTGAgtttcctcagggctgccctGGGCTGCCAG TTTTATGAAGGCTATGGGCAAACTGAGTGCACAGCTGGGTGTTCTATGTCATTGCCTGGAGACTGGACAGCAG GTCACGTTGGACCACCATTGCCATGCTGCACTGTCAAGCTGGTTGATGTGACGGAAATGAATTACTTTGCTTCTAAAGGGGAGGGAGAG gTTTGTGTGAAAGGGCCAAATGTATTCAAAGGCTATCTGAAGGACCCTGAAAAAACGGCTGAAGCTCTTGATGAAGATGGTTGGCTGCACACAGGAGATGTTGGGAAATGGTTACCG AATGGCACTCTGAAGATCATTGACAGAAAGAAGCATATCTTCAAACTGGCCCAGGGAGAATACATTGCACCAGagaaaattgaaaacatttacatTCGAAGTGATCCTGTTGCTCAGGTGTTTGTCCATGGAGACAGTCTGCAG GCTTGCCTCGTGGCAATCACAGTGCCAGATCCAGAGGTTTTGCCCAGCTGGGCTAAGAAGAGAGGGCATGAAGGCTCATTTAAAGAGTTGTGTAATAAcaag GAAGTGAAGAATGCTATCTTGGAAGACATGGTGAAACTGGGAAAGGAAGCCGGTTTGAAATCATTTGAACAG attAAAGATACAGTTCTTCATGCAGAGATGTTCTCCATTCAGAACGGCCTGCTAACTCCAACACTGAAGGCAAAAAGAGGGGATATGAGAAACTACTTCCGGGAACAGATTGATGGTTTGTACTCCAACATCAAGATGTAA